The following are from one region of the Paenibacillus sp. JZ16 genome:
- a CDS encoding methyltransferase domain-containing protein: protein MAIIQLTSTNPQFSFLMKKNPNSGMQLRSVRQGTAYGWYSESAAFNVYFKDADNEISFKQHQGESFEYLNVSRYNTPLFPLAAINEFFAAPFKKHDERDTEGHEHVFYINLIHIEKTRYIEFFQKHLEEYSFLLRHEAHKSYALTITTGKSLYHLLHTVNVLCLFLAMFGSEYLDTSDKVLEKHIRSLNVIDAPYYIRSLFVRNFLNHRDRFKQFKQELEFTPRYSINFAYGNTAMQRRSYIAQVLPFNKPILDIGCGEGFYALSFAGKIEETYYAVDINEALLEVVERKAEAKGLDNLVTFPSIAHFLEGYDDESVDVILTEVIEHMPEAEAADLIRQVVQEIRFEKLIITTPNADFNPYYELDGFRHDDHKWEMGQEKFRSWCDEILQNLGVQYEYVMIGDSVDGMHTTQGMIVTRKGE, encoded by the coding sequence TTGGCAATTATACAGCTCACATCAACGAATCCGCAGTTTTCGTTTCTCATGAAGAAGAACCCGAACTCCGGCATGCAGCTTCGGAGCGTGAGGCAAGGAACGGCATACGGATGGTATTCCGAGTCAGCTGCGTTTAACGTGTATTTCAAGGATGCGGATAACGAGATATCCTTCAAACAGCACCAAGGGGAGAGCTTCGAGTATTTGAACGTGTCCCGTTATAATACACCTTTGTTTCCGCTGGCTGCCATTAACGAGTTTTTTGCAGCTCCCTTCAAAAAGCACGATGAACGGGACACGGAGGGACACGAGCATGTTTTTTACATCAATCTCATTCATATTGAGAAGACGCGTTATATTGAATTTTTTCAAAAGCATCTCGAGGAATACTCGTTCTTGCTTCGGCACGAAGCCCATAAAAGCTATGCCCTCACCATAACCACCGGGAAGAGCCTGTACCATCTGCTGCATACGGTCAATGTGTTGTGCCTGTTCCTGGCAATGTTCGGGAGCGAATATCTCGATACCTCGGATAAAGTGCTTGAAAAGCACATTCGCAGTCTGAATGTCATCGATGCCCCCTACTACATACGAAGTCTGTTCGTGCGCAATTTTCTGAATCATCGGGATCGATTCAAGCAGTTCAAGCAGGAGCTTGAGTTTACGCCTAGATACAGCATCAATTTTGCATATGGAAACACGGCTATGCAGCGCAGAAGTTACATCGCTCAAGTGCTGCCATTCAACAAGCCGATATTGGATATCGGCTGCGGTGAAGGCTTTTACGCCCTTTCTTTTGCCGGAAAAATAGAGGAAACCTATTATGCGGTAGATATTAATGAAGCTTTGCTGGAAGTGGTAGAGCGTAAAGCGGAAGCGAAGGGGCTGGACAATCTGGTGACCTTTCCGTCGATCGCTCACTTTCTTGAGGGGTATGACGATGAGTCCGTAGACGTTATTTTGACCGAAGTGATCGAGCATATGCCGGAAGCGGAAGCGGCGGACCTCATCCGCCAAGTCGTGCAGGAGATCCGGTTCGAGAAGCTGATCATTACGACGCCCAATGCCGATTTCAACCCGTATTATGAGCTCGATGGTTTCAGGCATGATGATCATAAGTGGGAAATGGGGCAGGAGAAGTTTAGATCGTGGTGTGACGAAATCCTGCAGAATCTGGGCGTTCAATATGAGTATGTGATGATCGGTGACAGTGTGGACGGCATGCATACAACGCAGGGAATGATTGTTACGAGGAAGGGGGAGTAA
- a CDS encoding nucleotidyltransferase domain-containing protein, with translation MNISQEMNSTIQQELERIEREEGVLILYACESGSRAWGFPSTDSDYDVRFIYIRPVEWYLSIFDKRDVIERPISDRLDMSGWDLKKALGLFRKSNPPLLEWLESPIKYKETLGIAQQIRSISPLAFSPKSCMHHYLNMAKGNYRMYLQGGDVKIKKYFYVLRPILACDWIQTYNEMPPMEFELLTNRLLNQGSALKQEIDQLLLRKRSGEEMNVEPRLPNINAFIEEKLNEYELLAKDKKHQDTDLDQRLDALFRDALVEAWGTGGPQSFTV, from the coding sequence ATGAATATATCGCAGGAAATGAATTCGACGATTCAGCAAGAACTTGAGCGAATTGAGCGGGAGGAAGGCGTCCTTATCCTGTATGCCTGCGAATCAGGCAGCAGGGCCTGGGGCTTTCCGTCGACAGACAGCGATTATGACGTAAGGTTTATCTATATCAGACCCGTGGAGTGGTATTTATCGATCTTCGACAAGCGAGATGTGATTGAGCGGCCGATCAGTGACAGGCTGGATATGAGCGGTTGGGATTTGAAAAAAGCGCTGGGGCTTTTTCGCAAGTCGAATCCGCCCCTGCTCGAATGGCTGGAGTCCCCCATCAAGTATAAGGAGACGCTTGGCATCGCCCAGCAAATCCGCAGCATATCTCCGCTTGCGTTCTCGCCAAAATCTTGCATGCACCACTACCTGAACATGGCTAAAGGCAATTACCGGATGTATTTGCAAGGGGGAGACGTTAAGATCAAAAAATATTTCTATGTCCTGCGTCCGATCCTGGCATGCGACTGGATTCAAACCTACAACGAGATGCCTCCCATGGAATTCGAGCTGCTTACGAATCGCCTATTAAATCAGGGAAGTGCGCTGAAACAGGAGATTGATCAATTGCTTCTCCGCAAACGTTCAGGTGAAGAGATGAATGTTGAACCGAGGCTTCCTAACATTAATGCATTCATTGAAGAGAAATTGAACGAATATGAGCTGCTAGCCAAGGATAAGAAGCATCAAGATACGGATCTGGATCAAAGGCTGGATGCTTTGTTTCGGGACGCGCTGGTTGAAGCATGGGGAACCGGTGGACCGCAGTCATTCACGGTTTGA
- a CDS encoding helix-turn-helix transcriptional regulator, which translates to MARESFDKEIQFLRILALAGGAYNRQQLADRLGISVHTYDKTLRNLKNRIESLQPQLSEEQSLTLSEGLRYSYYETADPLLLLLFRGKSLKASESLRLSTILTQLQHQQLTAKELIDLCGDHLPDGESLPDEKTIRRDLKYLEEVGVIVKTGTDRPYRYRGARDLIDSLSDDELLDLYDYVDVMSNTQIPSVQGYMLRDNLKRVLRKRDIAAHSTAAYIYKYHYPSRILDEAHLHTIFQAITKRARIRFLYLSPKSTSRYASQNTNPLFHRESKGLRETVLPLRVIYDHQYGRWYLIGYNGRQGLMKFRMEGLTQIEEGDVVKEEVFQQRLEEVLAEFENSWVTDTRNPTKVVARFFNPEDSKVNFVLNRVKAQGQWGTVTIESDDSFLYEIEVNGTSEIKPWLRSFGSSCEVLKPRSLRLEFIKEWKEIAAYYEPESIRENF; encoded by the coding sequence ATGGCTCGGGAAAGCTTCGATAAAGAAATCCAGTTCCTTCGCATTCTGGCGCTGGCCGGAGGAGCATACAACCGGCAACAACTGGCCGATCGACTCGGTATTTCGGTACATACCTATGACAAAACGCTTCGAAATTTAAAAAATAGGATTGAATCGCTTCAGCCGCAGCTCTCGGAAGAACAAAGTCTCACCCTATCCGAAGGCCTGCGCTATTCATACTATGAAACCGCAGATCCGCTCCTGCTGCTGTTGTTCCGCGGCAAATCGCTTAAGGCATCGGAAAGCTTGAGGCTGTCCACGATCCTCACCCAGCTGCAGCATCAGCAGTTAACCGCCAAAGAACTAATCGACCTATGCGGCGATCACTTGCCTGACGGGGAGTCTCTGCCGGATGAGAAGACGATACGCAGAGATCTCAAATACCTGGAGGAAGTCGGAGTCATCGTGAAGACAGGCACAGACCGGCCTTACCGATACAGGGGCGCCCGTGATCTGATCGATTCGTTGTCGGATGACGAGCTGCTTGATCTCTACGACTATGTGGACGTCATGTCGAATACGCAGATCCCGTCCGTGCAGGGTTATATGCTCAGGGATAACTTAAAGCGGGTTTTGCGGAAGCGTGACATCGCTGCGCACTCAACCGCTGCTTATATTTATAAATATCATTATCCTTCACGCATATTGGACGAAGCGCATCTGCATACCATTTTTCAGGCCATTACCAAAAGAGCTAGAATCCGATTCCTGTACTTATCACCCAAAAGCACTTCACGCTATGCTTCCCAAAATACGAATCCGCTGTTCCACAGGGAGTCCAAAGGGCTTCGGGAAACGGTGCTGCCGCTGCGCGTGATATATGACCATCAATACGGCCGTTGGTATCTGATCGGTTATAACGGCAGACAAGGTCTCATGAAGTTTCGTATGGAGGGATTGACTCAGATCGAAGAAGGCGATGTGGTTAAGGAAGAGGTCTTCCAGCAGCGCCTGGAGGAGGTGCTGGCCGAATTCGAGAATAGTTGGGTTACCGATACCCGTAATCCCACCAAGGTCGTGGCCAGATTTTTTAACCCGGAGGACAGCAAAGTGAATTTCGTGCTGAACCGGGTTAAGGCGCAAGGGCAATGGGGGACCGTTACGATAGAATCCGACGATTCATTTCTATATGAAATCGAAGTGAACGGCACCAGCGAAATCAAGCCCTGGCTCCGGAGCTTCGGCTCCAGCTGCGAGGTGCTCAAGCCCCGCTCCCTTCGCCTGGAGTTCATCAAGGAATGGAAGGAGATTGCCGCTTATTATGAGCCAGAATCCATTCGAGAAAATTTTTAA
- a CDS encoding WYL domain-containing protein — protein sequence MSQNPFEKIFNYQIMTRLEETDSIAITAQERGWLKMMLVHPEAANAFTPETLMRLEQILHMEHSGAEMKEIILEKAKGQERSVYHPHLRTLRRMIMQDQGFRLSYRTKLGETRSNQSGFPFKLEYSMIKREWMLIWYSKSRRGLMYTKLDHILYIQGTSLPSFRIDRIKERLQNLMENREKQALIEIHRRYNGELSRILYAFSCFDKTVHYDEDSNTYRIKVSYLKDECDFLLSRIRFLGLRVKVVEGNTLQARMQETAAMALARYAQDERQDDMNRSL from the coding sequence ATGAGCCAGAATCCATTCGAGAAAATTTTTAATTATCAGATTATGACGCGGCTTGAGGAAACTGACTCGATTGCCATAACCGCTCAAGAACGGGGATGGCTCAAAATGATGCTGGTGCACCCTGAGGCAGCTAACGCCTTTACGCCTGAAACCTTAATGCGTCTCGAACAAATCCTTCACATGGAGCATAGCGGTGCCGAGATGAAGGAGATTATCCTGGAGAAGGCCAAGGGACAGGAACGAAGCGTATATCACCCGCATCTTCGCACCTTGCGAAGAATGATCATGCAGGATCAGGGCTTTCGCTTAAGCTATCGAACGAAGCTCGGAGAAACGCGCAGCAATCAGTCCGGTTTCCCGTTCAAATTGGAGTATTCCATGATCAAACGGGAATGGATGCTGATCTGGTACAGCAAAAGCCGAAGAGGACTCATGTACACGAAGCTGGATCATATTCTATATATCCAAGGGACCTCACTTCCGTCTTTTCGAATCGATCGCATCAAGGAACGGCTGCAGAATCTGATGGAAAATCGCGAGAAGCAAGCCCTCATTGAAATCCATCGCCGATACAACGGGGAATTGTCACGGATTCTGTACGCTTTCTCCTGTTTTGACAAGACCGTCCATTATGATGAAGATTCCAATACCTACCGCATTAAAGTCTCCTATTTGAAGGATGAGTGCGACTTTCTGCTCTCCCGTATTCGCTTTCTCGGACTGCGGGTAAAAGTCGTGGAAGGAAACACGCTGCAGGCCCGAATGCAGGAAACCGCAGCGATGGCGCTGGCTAGATATGCGCAAGATGAACGTCAGGACGATATGAATAGATCCCTATGA